From the Odontesthes bonariensis isolate fOdoBon6 chromosome 9, fOdoBon6.hap1, whole genome shotgun sequence genome, the window CTGACAAGCCTGCTGTTCTTCGGCCTGTGGTTCCTCTACATCCTCTTCTCCAGCCTTGAGGCCTACTGCCACATCAAGGGCTTTTAAAAAGGAGATGATGAATGTTCCAGAAGAATATTGAACAGCAACACCCCCAGCCTATGTACTTTAACCCTCGGTCCATACAGTCTACAGTTTGACATGTTTAACAGGGCTCACTGCAGCCAGGAGGTGTCCTGGTCTTTGATGCAGGGAAGCTAAAATACTTCAGATACATGTTCACACACACTATATGTACAGTATGAGATcatgacaaacacacacagttggAATGATTAAGGGAAGAGGATGGAAGTGTTTTTGGAGACGAGAGGTGTGAAGCCAGAAGGTTGCTGTAGAGAGAGAGTGATTGTCAAGTAGACActttaaaagttaaaagaaagTCAGGTGAGACATGACAGTACTGTTTGATTCTGTGGCACAGGTGGCTTCCTTCACATCCCGGGGGGTTTTACCTTGGATTTGAGGAGCTGTCCTGCAGGATCTGACATGGTACTataaagaagaaacaaaaacacgAGCACAGCTGGCAGATTTAATCCATGAGTTGCAGTAAAGGATCAACATCTTTCCCTCCCACCTCCGCTCTGTACCACAGACTTTACACATCGAGTTTTACACAGAGCAGGTGGAGTACTGTGTGAAAAAAAGGAGTCAAATGTTTACAAAACAATAACATTACATTTGTTTACTACAGGAGGTTCTCATATAGTTGTGATGCTTGTTTAATACGCAGTATAGATGATGGCGATCCTCCACATACGCTGTAAATAGTAAAAACCAGTGTAGTGTTTTCAGGGAGCAGACAGGGAGAACTACAACTGAGAAAGTTaagagagaaaatgaaaaactacTAACCTGAACAATGGAAAGaaaattagcaaaaaaaaactgtcagagGACCTTCAATGTTTATAAAATTCATGCACAGAGCTGAGTCAGAGATCCTGAACGTTAGAGTCATGGATGGCTTTGATTTTGGCAGCATGTTGAATACACATGAATAATATGCTGTTCAGATGTGTCTCTTTGCTGGATTATTTTCATGGTAACCACAGGCTATTTGACAGAGGTTTTTACGTCAAACTGAAGAATTATCTTTGCATGTTTAGGCAGACACTTCTTCGCAGCACACGCCACGTGTGCTACAGGGAACGAGCAGAATCCACCTGTAAACGACATGTCAGAAACTGCCAGCTGGCCGTTAATGTCGAATCTTCCCTGTATGAAGCAGAAAGATAAATTAACATTTTTCTCCGCAGAGGGACGAAATCACTGCTCACACACTTTAAACACATGTGCAAACTTTGTTTGAGAGACAGACTGAAATCTGAGTGCTGAACTCATCTTGAGTGACAGCAGCACGGGCAGAAAAACATGCCCAGACAGTCGAATAAAATAACAGTGTTAGTTTACAAAAATGACATGTCTAAGGGCACTTAAGTAAAAAAGTAATAGCTTTGATAGAACACACTCATTAGGCTGCAGGATGCTAATTTACAGCAAACTGATGCTTTCAGTTAGCAAACTAAGAATGCCTTAAGGAAAACATTCAAATACAAATGTAGTATTCAAGCTTTCAGCTGTACAAACTGCCCAGGCTGCACTTTGTTTGATGTAACTAATACATAGTGTTGTTTTACCTTTAGTCGAGTGCAACACTTAAAACTGGTTCTGCTGACTAATGTAACACTGGATCTAGATGAAAccatcatgtttctgttctggaCTGGATTGCTGTAATTCATCCCTCTGTCTCTGCTTGGAGTGCAATATAACTACCAGACAGGCTAAACATGACttccattttattttaaactctCTACATTGTTCATTGACCACGCAGTCTGTCATTTCATTCTAGTCCCGTCAGCAGCCGACAGCTGTCAGGCCCCATCGCTGATTCTAAAACAGGAAGTCAGAAATGCTGCTGCAGGTTTAGCACCACATCATGCACTGACTTCAGAGGAAATCATTAGAAAGCACAGCCCTGCACGGCCTGTGTGTGTTGCTCAGTATTGCTAGGCAGACTTGGGACGAATGTTCACAAACTAATGAAACTACTGGCTGCTAAATAGACAATAAAAAATCCTACAGAAAACACAACTAGAGAGGCAGACATCCCCAGATTTGCAGCGACATTTGCATGCTGACGTTTCAGAGTTATTACTTTAGAACACAAAGGGTCAGTGCTTGAAAATGTCACAGTGAATGTGGCGAACAATGTGCAACGTCATAGTTTACAGTTAAGAGCTATTAGCTTTGACAAAAAGCTTGAATCATTATTATCCTCTCTGTAATATTCACTGCCTAATGTCAGTCACCTTAAATATAATTCTGCGAGGACATTGCATTACAAAAACCTCACCCACAATTACTAAGTGCTATTCATGGTGAGGTTGTTCTGACTGCTGATGAGCGCAGTCATGTCAGAAAGCTTTGGTTCGTTTACCCAAACTAACAACTTTGTAAACTTTCTAAAACCAGTTTTTGTATCTTTTCCTTGCAGAAATAGCCAAGGTagacattttttgtatttccaAACAACATTTAGAATAGTATCAGTGTGTAGAGCAGGTAGTGTAGATTACATTGATGCTGAATTTAGTGGATTAGATTTTGATATATTTTCCACAGTGAGGAAGCTCCCTTTAACTGCTCAAACAGTGTCGGAGTGTGAAAGAGCCAAACACGCGCATCTAATTTACTGAGGTACATCATCTGCTGATTTGTTTGTGTCCATGGTATGTGTATTTCTTCTCATGagataatttatttatttacagagGATTATTTATGTAAggataagctgtgctgcaggtcCTTGAGGTGAACAATTTGGAGTTTAGTTCAAGGATTGTGGTTTTGATGTGCAATACAGGAAAAAGTTAATCTGCATCTTCTGTCAGCAGCTTCGTTATGAGCTCAGTTCGCATCTTCTGCTACAGTGTTTGTTGTAACCCTCCAGGTATTTCTTCATCCAGTCTTCATGATGGAGGGGTTTTTAGTGTAAGTAGCATGTTTACATGAGGAAACAGTGTGGAACATTGCCAGTATAATTGTCAGTCTCAGGTTGTGGCGAGCTGAAGTGTTGGAGATACTGACGACGGAGCTGGAACAGTCGTCAAACTCGAGTCAACTCAGTGAACCAGCAGGTGGGATCAAGATGACTCACACAGGTCTGATGAACTCTTGTGTCATGGATAGCTGGGTACAGAGTGGAACACCTCCGATCATGTTCCCAGTGCCGCCAGCAGATGTGACCCAGATGTGGCTCTGCAGCCAGAAACAGAACTGTCCACAATGTCTAGACAATTTTCCGTGTTTCCATGAACTTCTGTACTAACTGTCGGCTTCGGCCTTTGCTGTTCTGTAGCTAGATGTGACGCCTCCCCTCTCAACCATTCCTCCCAAGTGTAAACCCTCCCCTTCGTGTTTCCCGTTTACATGCATGACGAATCCCGTGTGTTAGCAGCATGGTCTACTGTGACGGACGCCTCGAGGCATATTTTATCAGGTCCATACAGTTTGATTTAGAGTCTCTTTGTGAAATACAGGAGGTGtaacacacagatacacaaccACAGCTCCATCAGATACACTGAACAGAAACACCCACACGGCTGTCTTCTGCCTATCTGGTTTGTTTCCTCGTTGAAAAAGCGCCCGCTCGGGTGGGTCAAAGCTATGCCTGCAACAAGCAGCATCCCAGGCCATCCTATTGTTTGTCCGAGTATGATATTTCTGTGTCTGTGTTCGTGTTCACCCTCCTCTTCTCCCCTTCCTCCCCCATTTGCTCCCTCCCAGGTCTTGCTCTTCAATGTGTCTCTTTGTGAAGTTGTTTCCTGTGATAATGAAAATTTCTCTCTGCCTGAATCCTTGTAGGGAAATTACGACTGAGTTACTACAATGTCATGTGATAGGCATATACATTTATTCAATATTGTAATAAATTAACTGAAGAttatatttaactttttttatgaaatgcaaaagaaaaaaattgaaacTTGTTTTAGAAAACATGGCATGAGGTGTAATGTGTtactgaaagaaaatgaaggTCTTTAATCGAGTGAAGTTGACCTTAGTTAAatatagtttatttattttcaatgtgTAACGTGTCtgagtcattgtttttttaactaaatGAGTGCACATAAGGACACGGCTCCAACCAGCTGAAGGGCTGTATTAAAACAACAGGAAGGATTCATTTTCAAATCCCTTAAATCACGTCGAAAGCAAAAGTCTTTTGAACTGTGTGCTGACACCAAACCGGACGGTCCTCCTCCTCTTTAACCCAGAGAAGGCAACAGATTGCAGGTCAGAGAAGGCTGCAGTGGCTTTTAGAGTTTTAACTATCCTGTAGATGCAGCAGCAAAAAGGGAAACTGATTGTCAGGAATTTTCCTGCAACAGTGCAGAAATTTCCAGCTCCAAGTCaaacatatatattatattttgttATAGATACTCTTAATTTACTCTAAATTGTCTGTATAAAATCACTACCACatacctgaatgctccagagcagcaaactgacaacatttctgcttttatagaggtgctcacacttactgatgattATTTGATTAAGTGTAAATGATTAGCACCACATGGCCGatacttaccctcttaattcaATCATGTGTTCACACCTCgtttctgtattttgttttagtGAGATAAATGACAACACAGTATATTATGTCATGTTTTGTCCATCTGAGGTCGTATTTAGCTAATTTTAACACTTGATAAGAACCAGATTATTTATATCCTAATTCTTAACAAGAACTGCAAAAGTTTGAGTTCTAACTTATTTAGGCACTGGAATTTTTCAAGCTAATTCACAATTATTGAAGACTGaatataaataataacaataggAAAAAAGCAATGATCAGTAGGTCATACAGCTTTTTGGTTATTGGAGAACTAGTCAATGAAAATCAACAACTGTTCTATAAATGTTGATTTTGAGCCCAAATCAGGTCTTGAGAATATATCTCTAGCTTCAATATTGGCACAATTTACAATAAATGTAAAATTGTATATCTATCCAAAACAAATGGGTTTGTGTacaatgaaagaaaatataaaataaagttttcttatccaagttaaaaaaatcacaaacaggGTTTACGTTATGGTTGAACCTTTCCATAATCTCTTTAGCTTTAAAAACCCTATTTAACACGTTTAATGGCGCCTCCTTCATTAGTTTTTAATAAGatattttttgtaaaactgTATAAGCTTTTTCCAATTTATATCGCTGGAGATTGACATCCAAAAGATGTTGTCATTAGGATGCGATTTGAGCAAGTTCTCCTTCTCCTGTTTGAGCTGAGCTGGTTTAACCGGAAGTATTTCAGCCACAGTGCGCAGATGCGGAAGCACGCGGGTAGGTCGCGTAGCCGTTGACCACTAGAGGTGAAGTCGCCGAGCTTTCGACATGAGAAGGTTTTAGTGATAACCGTGTGTGCGGCTGTTAAACGTGTAGATTCTGCACAGTTATCATTTCGTAGGTTAAATAGGAGCGCCGGCTTCTGTTAGAGGCTGCCGAAGCTTCGTCTCTGATCGGAGCGGAATCAGAAATCAGCGGAAGAAGGTAAGGCCGGCTAGCGCGTGCTACCGCCATTGTTTATAAGCAGGCTGAGATCAAGGCCTCGGCTAATTCCTGGATTTAACAATTTACTCATAGGCGTCAGGTCCatgttattgtgtttattttaacgggttttttttaaacagtaatTTCTGCTTATGGTAGGTCTTAATGGTGTGTAATGGACCTGTACATTAGTGGGATTCATTTTATTTAGAAGTCGTATTTGGCGTAGTTAACTCGCTGTAACGTTGGCGCTAAAACACCTGCTGAGCTACCAAACGACCTGTTTCAATCCCGTGGAGCCAAACGCACCAAAAACCTtcagtttgatttatttatcataAATATTTATTATAGTGAGATTGTGAAATCAAGCAAAATGTTTCCCCTCACGAAATGTTTACCCCCCCCCACGTGAACGAGAGACCGTTTCCATGGAGATCGTTTGTTTGCGTGTAACCGCGCTTTTCTTTCGTCACACACTTTGTTTTCAAAGGAAGTGGGAgattacaccccccccccccccccaaatattTAGAAAAGGAAGGGCATCTGCATGAATACAGTTAAAGTTTGTACGAATAATTATATCCACCCGAAATAAGGGTGGACAAAAACATGTGTAGGGACCAAAATTAGGTTTAAAAGTCCTTTAAAAGACTTCTTTAAAGTCCTGAAAATTTATGTTTTCTGACAACAGTAGTTCTCGCCTGCACACCAAAGTTCAGACTTTTATAAAGCCAACAGAGGACGAAATCTGCTTTAAACACGTCATCTTCCTTTATTCCAGTTAACTTGTGCTGATAGTCAGTCACACCTTTTTACTCCTGTTACACTTTGATCTCTGAGGTCTGATATTAAACAGCTACACCAACTCATAGGCTGAATGTTTGATAGAAAAGCATCAAaactgtttttatgtttgtttataagGAAAACTTATATAAACACAGATGTGTCCCCACAACATTTTTAAGTTGTCTTTTTGTGAAGCTAAACTTGATCTGTTGTTTAGTTGGAAATTGTTGTTTTGACCATCAGTTGATTAGCTCAGAGTTTGACTTTATTGTGTCTGAGCTTTAGTTTAAGTGTGTTTCCCTCCTCAACAGGCAGGGAGAGATGTCATACTACTCATCCTCCCGCAGTTCATCTCGGGCCACTGATTGTAAAGTGTATGTTGGTGACTTGGGCAATGGTGCTGCCAAGGGGGAACTGGAGCGAGCTTTCAGTTATTATGGTCCTCTGAGAAGCGTCTGGGTGGCCAGGAATCCACCCGGGTTTGCCTTTGTGGAGTTTGAGGATCCCAGAGATGCAGAAGATGCTGTCAAAGGcatggatggaaagtgagtagCTTTTTAATCAGTTTAAATTAATTTGTGAAACAATTAAATTTCTTCTGACCTAAACAAAGATAATTATTGGAATAAAAATCTTCAACCTTCCCTGTTTACCCTTTAAGGCTCCTTTGTGGTTCCCGTGTACGTGTGGAGATGTCCACAGGCCTCTCCAGGAAGGGCCGTGGGCGGCCGAGCCGTCGGCAGTTCGACCCCAATGATAGGTGTTACCAGTGTGGGGACCGGGGCCACTACGCCTACGACTGCTACCGCTATAGCAAGAGAGGCAGCCGTCGCAGCAGGTAAAGGAATACTCCATTGTTCTGTCATTGAGCTTTGTTTACGTCGCCCTAAAGTGGTGTTTGCCATTTTGTATCATCAAAGGAGCAGAAAAGGAGTGGTTTAACTTGTCCTCTCATTCCAGGTCTCGCTCTCGTTCGCGATCTCGCTCCAGGTCCAGGTCCCGCAGGCGCGACTACCGCTCTCGCTCCCGTAGCCGCAGCCGAAGCTACAGCCGGTATGTTGACACTGAAACATGAAACATGGATACAAAAAGCTGGCACCATCTACATGCCGTTATTGTAAAACTCAGGGTAACCTGTAGAGTCTGGAATGAGTTTGTTGGGTTGTGTTGACGTGTTTGAGGGTTTATCACTTATGGCTCAACATTAACGTGATGTTTCTTATTGTCTTTCATTTAAACTCACCAAACCTGGTTTATTGACGTGTGATTCGATTGCTACAAGTACTGAGACAACGAAACGCAGTTTAGCATCTAACCAGAGGTGCAAAGAAGCAGAAAGTGTCGAGTATGTGAATGATGCAAATTGAACTGAAATTTAAGAGTTTGTCTAAAGATCTAAATTGTTCACAATCTCATAACATGATTTTCAACATTATGATAATACATGTAAATCAGCTAGACCAGTCTTGTTCAtcctttttgtgatttttgtacTTTGATAGGAGCCGCCGCCGATCTCCATCCTATACCAGACGCAGGAGCAGGTAAGAACACAGCTTGTTACTCTAAGACTAAAAACAAAACGAACGATAAGTTCGACATGTTTCTACTCCTCCTTTGAAGCGAGGATGGTACAGGAATAATCGTATTCTGAAATCAATTGTTTAGTATTTCACTCGGTTGTTTCCACTCTCcctaaagttgtaatcaaaccGCTGTGTGTTTTCTACTTTTAGGTCTGGTTCCCCAGCCCGTTCCAAGACCAGGACTCCTGTGAGAAGGTAGGTTGTGTAAAACAGCCTGTTGGGATATTTAAACCACGGCGCAGGTCTCACGCCGGGTGCAGATGTGCATCGATGACTGCAGTCTGACTAAATCATTTCCTGTCTGTGTGGAATCGGTTTGTCTGTCAGTACACAGGGCTCCAGAGTGCGACCAATTTGGTCGCACATGCGccctattttctcaatggtgcgcctaaaaaaaatctcagggTGCACCGGTGCTACCACCCGTTAGAgggaaataaatagaaaaaaaaagtctacgcgactgaaagtctccctgtgcttcaacaacagacacacgttagacccatatcgtggtctaaaccaatcagagatagtgaagggcggGACCCCCCTCTGATTGGCCCGTGTACGTTTGAACACGTGCTTGCtagtcagacagagaggtgatgaacctcggccgtcagataaacagtggatgtagccgCGGGTGATAACGTTAAAAGAACGGTTGACAactttttggttaagttaaggcctGATACGTCCAAAAATAATCACAGccaatgctctgacacggacccatcaacctcccacgttATGTCAAGCCCAGGTCCAGAGCTAGCATCGGGAGCTAGCATcgggagctagcatcagatgaTGAGCCACAAACGATCgactccgagccagaacca encodes:
- the srsf7a gene encoding serine and arginine rich splicing factor 7a isoform X1, encoding MSYYSSSRSSSRATDCKVYVGDLGNGAAKGELERAFSYYGPLRSVWVARNPPGFAFVEFEDPRDAEDAVKGMDGKLLCGSRVRVEMSTGLSRKGRGRPSRRQFDPNDRCYQCGDRGHYAYDCYRYSKRGSRRSRSRSRSRSRSRSRSRRRDYRSRSRSRSRSYSRTETTKRSLASNQRCKEAESVESRRRSPSYTRRRSRSGSPARSKTRTPVRSRSRSRSRSGSAPRGRSAPRGRSPPRGRTPSRSRSRSPSANHKRNSVWWELSTALTPQLIPGPGSASWRCVRPAGG
- the srsf7a gene encoding serine and arginine rich splicing factor 7a isoform X2, encoding MSYYSSSRSSSRATDCKVYVGDLGNGAAKGELERAFSYYGPLRSVWVARNPPGFAFVEFEDPRDAEDAVKGMDGKLLCGSRVRVEMSTGLSRKGRGRPSRRQFDPNDRCYQCGDRGHYAYDCYRYSKRGSRRSRSRSRSRSRSRSRSRRRDYRSRSRSRSRSYSRTETTKRSLASNQRCKEAESVESRRRSPSYTRRRSRSGSPARSKTRTPVRSRSRSRSRSGSAPRGRSAPRGRSPPRGRTPSRSRSRSPSANHKRNSRSRSATPNRSPTPAED
- the srsf7a gene encoding serine and arginine rich splicing factor 7a isoform X3; this encodes MSYYSSSRSSSRATDCKVYVGDLGNGAAKGELERAFSYYGPLRSVWVARNPPGFAFVEFEDPRDAEDAVKGMDGKLLCGSRVRVEMSTGLSRKGRGRPSRRQFDPNDRCYQCGDRGHYAYDCYRYSKRGSRRSRSRSRSRSRSRSRSRRRDYRSRSRSRSRSYSRSRRRSPSYTRRRSRSGSPARSKTRTPVRSRSRSRSRSGSAPRGRSAPRGRSPPRGRTPSRSRSRSPSANHKRNSVWWELSTALTPQLIPGPGSASWRCVRPAGG
- the srsf7a gene encoding serine and arginine rich splicing factor 7a isoform X4, which encodes MSYYSSSRSSSRATDCKVYVGDLGNGAAKGELERAFSYYGPLRSVWVARNPPGFAFVEFEDPRDAEDAVKGMDGKLLCGSRVRVEMSTGLSRKGRGRPSRRQFDPNDRCYQCGDRGHYAYDCYRYSKRGSRRSRSRSRSRSRSRSRSRRRDYRSRSRSRSRSYSRSRRRSPSYTRRRSRSGSPARSKTRTPVRSRSRSRSRSGSAPRGRSAPRGRSPPRGRTPSRSRSRSPSANHKRNSRSRSATPNRSPTPAED